Proteins encoded within one genomic window of Streptomyces sp. NBC_01314:
- a CDS encoding succinylglutamate desuccinylase/aspartoacylase family protein — MYSIGPLTVAPGECAQGLIPVGTSSYGVELGIPLIVVNGAQDGPVLCVDAGVHGDEYDGQEAVRRVVAEIDPATLRGTLVAIPCMNTPAFEAAARTSGLDHLNLNRIFPGDADGSYSLRLAATFVEQVVPAIDALVDLHTGGTFGEIAPLVILQGGYEELATEMALAAGHELVWKGGKWGGTVRHPTLAAGKPAITIEVGGGTYREENVALHMHSIRNILRQLGMIDGAAELRDTYTTVSGTFARSDAGGFFVGHAEPGDTCKEGDLIAHIVDHYGNTLEEVLAPQDGIVLWVRRIRTVRPGDEVVIFGEVQGEIRP, encoded by the coding sequence ATGTACTCCATCGGTCCGCTGACCGTCGCCCCCGGCGAGTGCGCCCAAGGCCTCATCCCGGTCGGCACCAGCAGCTACGGTGTGGAACTCGGCATCCCACTGATCGTCGTCAACGGCGCGCAGGACGGCCCGGTCCTGTGTGTGGACGCCGGCGTGCACGGCGACGAGTACGACGGCCAGGAAGCCGTCCGCCGCGTGGTCGCCGAGATCGACCCGGCCACCCTGCGCGGCACGCTCGTCGCCATCCCCTGCATGAACACCCCGGCCTTCGAGGCGGCGGCCCGCACCAGCGGCCTGGACCACCTCAACCTCAACCGCATCTTCCCCGGTGACGCGGACGGCTCGTACTCGCTGCGCCTGGCCGCCACCTTCGTCGAGCAGGTCGTCCCGGCCATCGACGCCCTGGTCGACCTGCACACCGGCGGCACGTTCGGTGAGATCGCCCCGCTGGTCATCCTTCAGGGCGGCTATGAGGAACTGGCGACGGAGATGGCCCTCGCGGCCGGCCACGAGCTGGTCTGGAAGGGCGGCAAATGGGGCGGCACGGTGCGCCATCCCACGCTCGCGGCGGGCAAGCCCGCCATCACCATCGAGGTCGGCGGCGGCACCTACCGCGAGGAGAACGTCGCCCTGCACATGCACTCCATCCGCAACATCCTCCGGCAACTCGGCATGATCGACGGTGCGGCGGAGTTGCGGGACACCTACACCACGGTCTCCGGCACTTTCGCCCGCTCCGACGCCGGCGGCTTCTTCGTCGGCCATGCCGAGCCGGGGGACACCTGCAAGGAAGGCGACCTGATCGCCCACATCGTCGACCACTACGGCAACACGCTGGAGGAGGTCCTCGCCCCGCAGGACGGCATCGTGCTCTGGGTCCGCCGGATCCGTACCGTCCGCCCCGGCGACGAGGTCGTCATCTTCGGCGAGGTGCAGGGAGAGATCCGGCCATGA